Proteins found in one Lolium perenne isolate Kyuss_39 unplaced genomic scaffold, Kyuss_2.0 unplaced33, whole genome shotgun sequence genomic segment:
- the LOC127303085 gene encoding uncharacterized protein translates to MATPAASSPAPAAAPLPPFSDDDATSDGSTESEVSVWDSQDLRSRAECSEAELLAAMSVDASLLPALNDLLLEVYAALRPKPIHYQQRNALVHDFSKMTTKIFGNNNGFPVVQAFGSFTMDLFTPKSDLDLSVNFSADTEDQCPRNKKIKVIRKFSKVLYSLQRDGIYCGVLPVVSAKVPILNVIDRGTGVECDISVENKDGMTRSMIFKFVSSLDERFQILSYLVKIWAKIHDVNSPREQTMSSMSIISLVAFHLQTRHPPILPPFFALLKDGSDSANVEKKVLLFQGFGSTNKETIAELFVSLMSKLLSVESLWEHGLCASNFEASWISKTWKKGVGNLSVEDFLDRSQNFARAVGKAQMQKVCRCLTECASNLTYFMRGKINARKLKTCLFGRLNPDDLVSKPRLRDSKRKQNPKRNLESRRGMQKRAKRAAVQQEDQADAAPAAVVTPPVVQQQRPTQTPTPTRCCSSVGMPSWPLVTVPSGFGYGLSVRLPGPGLLGRAPGYLAGSDGGVEPPRQGPLLPMACFARMGRQRSSITAEQLQSGEVKKKDTGS, encoded by the exons ATGGCGACCCCTGCCGCTTCGTCTCCGGCACCGGCGGCGGCGCCGCTACCGCCATTCTCCGACGACGACGCGACCTCCGACGG GTCCACTGAGAGTGAGGTCAGCGTGTGGGATTCACAAG ATTTACGGAGCCGTGCGGAGTGTTCCGAGGCAGAGCTGCTCGCCGCGATGTCGGTAGATGCTAGCCTTCTTCCAGCCCTCAACGATTTACTCCTCGAGGTGTATGCTGCGCTGCGGCCCAAGCCCATCCACTACCAGCAGCGGAACGCCTTGGTCCATGACTTCAGCAAGATGACCACTAAAATCTTCG GTAACAACAATGGGTTTCCAGTCGTGCAAGCGTTTGGCTCATTCACGATGGATTTGTTTACTCCCAAAAGTGACCTGGATCTCTCTGTCAACTTTAGTGCCGATACCGAGGATCAGTGTCCTCGCAATAAGAAGATCAAAGTTATCAGGAAATTTTCCAAAGTTCTGTATTCCCTCCAAA GGGATGGAATTTACTGCGGAGTTTTGCCTGTTGTAAGTGCCAAGGTGCCTATTCTGAATGTTATTGATAGGGGAACTGGCGTTGAGTGTGATATTTCGGTTGAAaacaaagatggcatgacaagatCGATGATCTTCAAATTCGTTTCTTCACTCGATGAAAGGTTTCAGATACTAAGTTACTTG GTCAAGATCTGGGCCAAGATACATGATGTGAACAGCCCGAGAGAACAGACAATGAGCTCGATGTCAATCATTTCCTTAGTTGCTTTCCATTTGCAG ACCCGTCATCCTCCAATATTGCCTCCGTTCTTTGCCTTGTTAAAAG ATGGTTCAGATTCTGCAAACGTCGAGAAAAAGGTCTTGCTGTTCCAGGGGTTTGGGAGCACAAACAAAGAAACAATAGCTGAACTGTTTGTATCATTAATGAGTAAG CTACTATCAGTGGAGAGTTTATGGGAGCACGGGCTCTGCGCAAGCAATTTCGAAGCATCGTGGATCTCCAAAACCTGGAAGAAAGGTGTCGGTAATCTAAGT GTTGAAGACTTCTTGGACCGGTCACAGAACTTTGCGAGGGCGGTGGGGAAGGCGCAGATGCAGAAGGTGTGCAGGTGCCTCACAGAGTGCGCCTCGAACCTGACATATTTCATGAGGGGCAAGATCAACGCTCGGAAGCTGAAGACCTGTCTGTTTGGGCGGCTGAACCCGGATGATCTGGTTAGCAAGCCCCGGTTAAGAGACAGCAAGAGGAAGCAGAACCCGAAACGGAACCTGGAGAGCAGACGGGGGATGCAGAAGAGAGCAAAGCGTGCTGCTGTACAACAGGAGGACCAAGCTGATGCTGCTCCTGCCGCGGTGGTCACGCCTCCTGTTGTACAGCAGCAACGTCCCACCCAGACCCCGACCCCGACCCGGTGTTGTAGCAGCGTGGGAATGCCATCGTGGCCTCTCGTCACCGTTCCTTCCGGTTTCGGCTACGGGTTATCCGTCCGTCTGCCTGGCCCCGGGTTGCTAGGCCGGGCACCGGGCTATTTGGCTGGATCGGACGGTGGAGTTGAGCCACCGAGACAAGGCCCGCTTCTTCCAATGGCATGCTTCGCCAGAATGGGTCGCCAGCGGAGTAGTATTACAGCTGAGCAGCTCCAGTCCGGTGAGGTGAAGAAGAAGGATACCGGGAGTTAG